One Bacteroidota bacterium genomic region harbors:
- the recN gene encoding DNA repair protein RecN: MLRTLRVRDYAIIDRLEVEFDSGLNIITGETGAGKSILLGALKLILGERASLEAIRTGAKKAVIEGVFDDAGSARMTALLDQHEIEPMDGGLLIVRREVTASHSRAFVNDTPATLGVLKNVAANLIDLHGQHEHQSLLDAETHGALLDDFGGLGGLVETYRKRYAEVQHLTRERDSLRKREAALAQQKELFAFQIEEIDRTAPQLGEQEDLEAERRVLENAERLYEATSQLYTLLFESENSVYDQLVVARNELQDLARIDAGFDDTLDEVRSAEITIGEATQFLQDYNARIEFNPERLDEIRERLGELDYLKRKYGGTIESVLEHRAEIGETFALASDFAGALQRLDGKIADARESLGRAAQRLTVKRHEVGERTQEMIQVELATLGMPHARFEVRIGQQPDADGWIVLPGGDERLRAFPDGADVVEFYISANPGEDPKPLVKVASGGEVSRVMLALKTILAKSDRLPIMVFDEIDTGISGTIARRVGETMRRLARYHQIIAITHLPQVASLGDLHFAVEKEIDADAEGAMRTRTSIRRLDDAERAEAVAKLLAGEDLSDAVLQSARELIEAGREE; encoded by the coding sequence ATGCTTCGCACGCTGCGCGTCCGCGACTATGCGATCATCGACCGGCTCGAAGTCGAGTTCGACAGCGGGCTGAACATCATTACCGGCGAGACGGGCGCGGGCAAGTCGATCCTGCTCGGGGCGCTCAAGCTCATCCTCGGCGAGCGGGCGTCGCTGGAAGCGATCCGCACCGGCGCGAAGAAGGCCGTCATCGAGGGCGTCTTCGATGACGCAGGCTCCGCGCGCATGACGGCGCTCCTGGATCAGCACGAGATTGAGCCGATGGACGGGGGCCTGCTCATCGTCCGCCGCGAGGTGACGGCATCCCACAGCCGCGCCTTCGTCAACGACACGCCCGCCACGCTCGGCGTGCTCAAGAACGTCGCCGCCAACCTCATCGACCTGCACGGGCAGCACGAGCACCAGTCGCTCCTCGACGCGGAGACGCACGGCGCGCTGCTCGACGACTTCGGCGGCCTCGGCGGGCTCGTGGAGACGTACCGCAAGCGCTACGCCGAGGTGCAGCACCTCACCCGCGAGCGCGACAGCCTCCGGAAGCGCGAAGCCGCCCTAGCCCAGCAAAAGGAGCTCTTCGCCTTCCAGATCGAGGAGATCGACCGCACGGCCCCGCAACTCGGCGAGCAGGAAGACCTCGAAGCCGAGCGCCGCGTCCTCGAAAACGCCGAGCGGCTCTACGAGGCGACCTCGCAGCTCTACACGCTGCTCTTTGAGTCCGAAAACAGCGTCTACGACCAACTCGTCGTCGCGCGCAACGAACTCCAGGATCTCGCCCGCATCGATGCCGGCTTCGACGACACGCTTGATGAGGTGCGCAGCGCCGAAATCACCATCGGCGAGGCGACGCAATTTCTGCAGGACTACAACGCGCGCATCGAGTTCAACCCCGAGCGCCTCGACGAAATCCGCGAGCGCCTCGGCGAACTCGACTACCTCAAGCGGAAGTACGGCGGCACCATCGAGTCCGTCTTGGAGCATCGCGCCGAGATCGGCGAGACGTTCGCGCTCGCGAGCGATTTCGCGGGCGCGCTCCAACGGCTCGACGGTAAGATCGCCGACGCGCGGGAGTCGCTCGGGCGGGCGGCGCAGCGGCTGACGGTGAAACGCCACGAGGTCGGCGAGCGCACGCAGGAGATGATCCAGGTCGAGCTCGCCACGCTCGGGATGCCGCACGCGCGCTTCGAGGTACGGATCGGCCAGCAGCCGGACGCCGATGGCTGGATCGTGCTGCCCGGCGGCGACGAGCGCCTGCGCGCCTTCCCCGATGGCGCGGACGTGGTCGAGTTCTACATCTCCGCCAACCCTGGCGAAGACCCCAAGCCGCTTGTGAAAGTCGCCTCCGGCGGCGAGGTTAGCCGCGTGATGCTCGCGCTCAAGACGATCCTCGCCAAGAGCGACCGCCTCCCGATCATGGTCTTCGACGAGATCGACACCGGCATCTCCGGCACGATCGCCCGCCGCGTGGGCGAGACGATGCGGCGGCTCGCGCGCTACCATCAGATCATCGCCATCACGCACCTCCCGCAGGTGGCCTCGCTCGGCGACCTGCACTTCGCCGTCGAGAAGGAGATCGACGCCGACGCTGAGGGCGCGATGCGCACGCGCACCTCGATTCGCCGCCTCGACGACGCCGAGCGCGCCGAGGCCGTGGCGAAGCTGCTCGCGGGCGAAGACCTCTCCGACGCCGTGCTCCAGAGCGCCCGCGAACTCATCGAGGCGGGACGCGAGG